One Actinomycetota bacterium genomic window, GCAGCAGCCACGCTCGCGGCCCCCCCATCCCGAGGAGCTGCACTTCATCGTCGTCCACCAGGCGCTCGAGCTGTGGATGAAGCTGCTGCTGCACGACCTGGGCCGGATCCTGGCCCTGCTCGACGCCGACGCCTTCACCCGCGCCCAGGCCCTGCTCGGGCGGGTCAACCACACCCTGGAGCACGCTCTCGACCAGATGCGCAGCCTCCACACCCTGCCCCCCTGGGACCTGCAGCAGTTCCGCAGCTACCTGGGGACGGCCTCAGGCTCCCAGTCGGTCCAGTTCCGGGAGCTGGAGCTGCGCTCGGGGCTGCGCGAGCCCGCCTACCTGAAGGCGCTGGAGATCGAGTACGGCGGCGCCCTGCCCGAGCCGCTGGCCGCCGGCCTGGCCGAGCGGTCCCTGGCCGACGCCCACGCCGACGCCGCCGCCCGCCTGGGCGTCACCGACCTGGCGTCCTGGGCCGACTTCTACGTCGACCCCGGCCCCCGGACCGACTTCTACCTGGTCTGCGAGGCCCTGGTCGACTACGACGAGCGCTGGATCCGATGGCGCCAGGAGCACGTGGCGCTGGTGCAGCGTACCCTCGGCGACCACGCCCGCGGCACCGGCGGGATGGCCATCGCCTACCTGCAGCGGACCACCCGCTACCGGTTCTTCCCGGTCCTGTGGGCGCTCCGCGACGAGCTGGTCGTCCGCGGGGGTGGCCAGCTGGTGGGGCGGCCGCGGCACGAGACGAGCTGAAGGAGGCGCAGGGAGCGGTGGAGTACCGGCGACTGGGGGCGAGCGGGGTCAGGGTGTCGGAGATCGGGCTCGGCTCCTGGCTCACCTACGGGGTCGGGGTCGAGGCCGACCAGGCCAGGGCGTGCGTGGCCCGCGCCTACGAGCTGGGGGTGAACTTCTTCGACACCGCCGACGTGTACGGCCGGGGGGCGGCCGAGGAGGTCCTCGGCGAGGCCCTGGCCGGGTTCCCCCGCTCCTCCTACGTGCTCGCCACCAAGGTGTACTTCCCGGTCGGGGACGGGCCCAACGACCGCGGCCTGTCCCGCAAGCACGTCATGGAGCAGTGCCACGCCAGCCTGCGCCGGCTCCGCACCGACTACATCGACCTGTACCAGTGCCACCGCTTCGACGACGAGACCCCGCTGGAGGAGACCCTGCGGGCCCTCGACGACCTGGTCCGCCAGGGCAAGGTCCACTACGTCGGGGTGAGCGAGTGGACCGCCGGCCAGATCGGCGACGCCCTCGCCCTGGCCGACGAGCTGGGCCTTGACCGGCTGGTGTCCAACCAGCCCGAGTACTCGATCCTGCGCCGGCGCATCGAGGCCGAGGTGCTGCCCCTGTCGGCCCGCGAAGGCGTCGGCCAGGTCGTCTGGTCGCCGCTGGCCCAGGGGGTGCTGACCGGCAAGTACCGCAAGGGCCAGGCGCCGCCGTCCGACAGCCGGGCCGCGTCGCGCAAGATGGGCTCGTTCGTGGGCCGGTTCCTCACCGACGACGTCCTGGACGCGGTCGAGCGGCTGCGGGTGGTCGCCGACGAGGCCGGCCTGACCATGGCCCAGCTCGCCCTGGCCTGGGTGCTGCGCACCCCGACGGTGGCGTCGGCGATCGTGGGCGCGTCCCGGCCCGAGCAGCTGGAGGACAACTGCGCCGCCGCCGGCCGCCGCCTGGACGGCGAGGTGCTGGCCGCCGTGGACAAGGCCGTGGCCGGCGTGCTGGAGCCGTGAGCCGGATGCCGGTCCTGGCCTTCATCCCGCCGCCGCCCACCAACGGCTTCCAGGTCGGGCCGTTCTTCTTCCACCTGTACGGGCTGTGCATCGCCATCGGGGTGCTGGCCGCGTTCTGGCTGGCCAACCGGCGCTGGGTCCAGGCCGGCGGCCAGCCGGGCGAGCTCGAGCGCCCGGCCATCTGGGCGGTCATCGCCGGGTTCCTGGGCGGCCGCCTCGGCTACGTCATCACCCACACCGGCGACTTCCGCGACAACCCGCTGGAGGTGTTCGCCATCTGGCAGGGCGGGCTGGCCCTGTACGGCGGGCTGACCGTCGGCATCCTCACCGGGCTGTGGGTGGCCCGCCGGCGCGGCCTGCCCGTGCTCAGGGCCCTTGACGCCGCCAT contains:
- a CDS encoding tryptophan 2,3-dioxygenase family protein yields the protein MDTDELTYGSYLRVPELLALQQPRSRPPHPEELHFIVVHQALELWMKLLLHDLGRILALLDADAFTRAQALLGRVNHTLEHALDQMRSLHTLPPWDLQQFRSYLGTASGSQSVQFRELELRSGLREPAYLKALEIEYGGALPEPLAAGLAERSLADAHADAAARLGVTDLASWADFYVDPGPRTDFYLVCEALVDYDERWIRWRQEHVALVQRTLGDHARGTGGMAIAYLQRTTRYRFFPVLWALRDELVVRGGGQLVGRPRHETS
- a CDS encoding aldo/keto reductase family protein → MEYRRLGASGVRVSEIGLGSWLTYGVGVEADQARACVARAYELGVNFFDTADVYGRGAAEEVLGEALAGFPRSSYVLATKVYFPVGDGPNDRGLSRKHVMEQCHASLRRLRTDYIDLYQCHRFDDETPLEETLRALDDLVRQGKVHYVGVSEWTAGQIGDALALADELGLDRLVSNQPEYSILRRRIEAEVLPLSAREGVGQVVWSPLAQGVLTGKYRKGQAPPSDSRAASRKMGSFVGRFLTDDVLDAVERLRVVADEAGLTMAQLALAWVLRTPTVASAIVGASRPEQLEDNCAAAGRRLDGEVLAAVDKAVAGVLEP